One window from the genome of Pseudalkalibacillus hwajinpoensis encodes:
- a CDS encoding M42 family metallopeptidase, producing MEKETLTLFKTLTELQGAPGFEHDVRKFVKSEIGKYTDEIIQDNLGSVFGVKRNNGPRIMVAGHMDEVGFMVTSITENGMLRFQTLGGWWSQVLLAQRVQVMTKNGPIPGVIGSIPPHLLDDATRNKPMAIKNMLIDIGADNKEDAEKIGVMPGQQIVPVCPFTPMANEKKIMAKAWDNRYGVGLAIELLKELQNEELPNELYSGATVQEEVGLRGAQTAANMINPDLFYALDASPANDMTGDKNEFGQLGKGALLRIYDRSMVTHQGLRDFVLDTAESNEIPYQYFISQGGTDAGRVHLSNNGVPSAVVGICSRYIHTSSSMIHVDDYAAAKELLIKLVKSTDQTTVDSIKSNV from the coding sequence ATGGAAAAAGAAACTCTCACGTTATTTAAAACATTAACTGAATTACAAGGTGCTCCTGGTTTTGAACATGATGTTAGAAAATTCGTGAAAAGTGAGATTGGCAAGTACACGGATGAAATTATTCAAGATAATCTTGGAAGCGTTTTTGGAGTTAAACGAAACAATGGCCCACGCATTATGGTAGCTGGCCACATGGATGAAGTTGGGTTTATGGTTACATCAATTACTGAAAATGGGATGCTTCGTTTTCAAACACTTGGTGGATGGTGGAGCCAGGTGCTTCTTGCTCAGCGTGTTCAGGTTATGACCAAAAATGGTCCTATTCCTGGAGTTATTGGTTCGATTCCTCCACATTTGCTTGATGATGCTACACGAAACAAGCCAATGGCTATTAAAAATATGCTCATTGATATTGGTGCGGATAACAAAGAAGACGCAGAAAAAATTGGTGTCATGCCTGGACAACAGATCGTACCGGTATGTCCATTTACGCCTATGGCAAACGAAAAGAAAATCATGGCAAAAGCGTGGGATAACCGCTATGGTGTAGGTCTTGCCATTGAGCTGTTGAAGGAGCTTCAGAATGAAGAGCTTCCAAATGAGCTTTATTCTGGTGCTACAGTTCAGGAGGAAGTAGGTTTACGTGGGGCACAAACAGCAGCAAACATGATTAATCCTGATCTTTTCTATGCTCTTGATGCTAGTCCTGCCAACGATATGACTGGAGATAAAAATGAATTTGGCCAGCTTGGTAAAGGGGCTCTCCTGCGTATTTATGATCGATCAATGGTTACTCATCAGGGGCTAAGGGATTTTGTGCTTGATACAGCGGAGAGCAACGAAATTCCTTATCAGTATTTCATCTCTCAAGGTGGAACTGATGCTGGACGAGTGCATTTATCTAATAACGGAGTACCATCTGCAGTAGTAGGAATTTGTTCAAGATACATTCATACGTCTTCATCAATGATTCACGTAGATGATTACGCAGCAGCAAAAGAACTATTGATTAAATTAGTGAAGTCAACAGATCAAACTACAGTAGATAGCATTAAAAGCAACGTGTAA
- the pfkB gene encoding 1-phosphofructokinase has product MIYTITLNPSVDYIVRLDDLKMGLVNTVDEETKIAGGKGVNVTKVLKRLGHDSTALGFVGGFTGQFIEQSLKDESLHPHFIHVEGDTRINIKLKNGEETEINGLSPMISEGNVEKLLQQLSQTVAGDIVVMAGSVPTSIDQNIYSNILKSLPDGVQAIVDTKGKALEETVKAKPFLVKPNHHELGDLFGVKITSVEDAVEYGKKVQQMGAMNVIVSMAGDGAVLITSNEILFGNVPVGKVQNSVGAGDSVVAGFLSKYIETENLKEAFQSGIAAGSASAFSTGFCTAEEVQELRKQIRVQTYEEMGGRGI; this is encoded by the coding sequence ATGATTTATACAATTACATTAAATCCATCAGTTGACTATATTGTTCGACTGGATGACCTTAAAATGGGGCTTGTTAATACAGTAGATGAAGAAACAAAGATTGCCGGTGGTAAAGGCGTTAATGTTACCAAAGTATTAAAACGACTTGGACACGATTCTACAGCGTTAGGATTTGTAGGCGGTTTTACAGGTCAATTTATTGAACAATCACTAAAAGATGAAAGCCTACATCCTCATTTCATCCATGTTGAAGGTGATACGCGAATTAACATTAAGTTAAAAAATGGTGAGGAAACTGAAATTAATGGACTATCCCCAATGATTTCTGAAGGAAATGTTGAGAAATTACTTCAACAACTTTCACAAACTGTCGCGGGTGATATCGTCGTAATGGCAGGTAGCGTGCCGACTAGTATTGATCAAAATATCTACTCTAATATCTTGAAGTCCTTACCAGACGGAGTGCAGGCTATTGTAGACACCAAGGGAAAAGCATTGGAAGAAACCGTGAAAGCAAAGCCATTCCTAGTGAAGCCGAATCATCATGAACTTGGCGATTTGTTTGGAGTTAAAATAACTTCAGTGGAAGATGCAGTTGAATACGGGAAGAAAGTGCAACAAATGGGAGCAATGAACGTGATTGTCTCAATGGCCGGTGATGGGGCTGTGCTGATTACATCTAATGAGATTCTTTTCGGAAATGTCCCGGTCGGTAAAGTACAGAATTCAGTTGGAGCAGGGGATTCAGTCGTAGCTGGTTTTCTAAGTAAATATATTGAAACTGAGAATTTGAAGGAAGCATTCCAATCTGGAATTGCAGCAGGCAGTGCAAGCGCATTTTCAACAGGCTTTTGTACAGCAGAAGAAGTACAAGAATTAAGAAAGCAAATTAGGGTTCAGACTTATGAAGAAATGGGAGGTCGAGGTATATGA
- the cydS gene encoding cytochrome bd oxidase small subunit CydS — MEHFLMMWAPWIVIVVSVVALFGWGAKGDTK; from the coding sequence ATGGAGCACTTTCTCATGATGTGGGCACCCTGGATTGTCATCGTCGTTTCCGTGGTTGCACTTTTTGGCTGGGGAGCAAAAGGGGACACTAAATAA
- a CDS encoding YtzH-like family protein: MPLSHRDQLFILADILKNHQTDCSGTTSECEQIQRLANSLQQNNGIAPEIKQILNQIEQYSVTGATETNLLNHIETHQPHLSQWVDTIDRYQ; this comes from the coding sequence ATGCCACTATCACATCGCGACCAGCTTTTTATACTCGCTGATATTCTCAAAAATCATCAAACCGATTGCTCTGGAACAACTTCAGAGTGTGAGCAAATTCAGCGCCTTGCCAATTCCCTGCAACAAAATAATGGCATTGCACCAGAAATCAAACAAATCCTCAATCAAATTGAGCAATATAGTGTAACAGGTGCGACAGAAACAAATTTATTAAACCACATAGAAACCCACCAGCCTCATCTTAGCCAGTGGGTCGATACTATTGATCGGTATCAATAA
- a CDS encoding phosphotransferase family protein: MNLLDNILGEGWQVTPAGGATGEAYLAQYGDEKLFLKRNSSPFLAVLSAEGIVPKLLWTKRLENGDVITAQKWLPGRELKSYEMKQPRVAQMLYKIHRSSELRRMLNRLGKKPLSPDVIYLDLLQKFENHHRRDVEVIRALSYLAANKNDLEHVEKVVCHCDVNHNNWMFSEEGNLYLIDWDGAVVADPALDIGMLLYWYVPKEEWGEWLGHYGLENTESLRHRMYWYVVAQTLLSIYWYDLKGLDGEVEFWKRDLENLNHYRLIDTDQ, encoded by the coding sequence GTGAATTTGTTGGATAACATTTTAGGCGAAGGCTGGCAGGTGACCCCTGCTGGCGGAGCGACAGGCGAAGCATACTTAGCTCAATATGGAGACGAGAAATTATTCCTAAAACGGAACTCCTCGCCTTTTCTGGCTGTTTTGTCGGCGGAAGGAATTGTACCGAAACTTCTCTGGACCAAGCGACTTGAGAATGGAGACGTTATTACAGCCCAAAAGTGGTTGCCGGGGAGGGAACTGAAGTCCTATGAAATGAAGCAGCCGCGAGTGGCGCAAATGCTTTATAAAATACATCGGTCTTCAGAACTTCGAAGGATGCTCAATCGGCTTGGGAAAAAGCCCCTCTCACCTGATGTGATTTATCTTGATCTATTGCAGAAGTTTGAGAATCATCATCGGAGAGACGTGGAAGTGATAAGAGCCCTTTCGTATTTAGCTGCAAATAAGAATGACCTTGAACATGTCGAAAAAGTTGTGTGTCATTGCGATGTCAATCATAACAACTGGATGTTTAGCGAAGAAGGGAATCTCTATTTGATCGATTGGGATGGAGCGGTAGTGGCAGATCCAGCTTTAGATATTGGGATGCTTCTATACTGGTATGTTCCAAAAGAAGAATGGGGAGAATGGCTCGGTCACTATGGGCTAGAGAATACAGAAAGCCTTCGCCACCGCATGTATTGGTATGTGGTAGCGCAGACCTTACTGTCCATTTACTGGTATGATCTTAAAGGCTTAGACGGGGAAGTTGAATTCTGGAAAAGGGATTTAGAAAATTTGAATCATTATCGACTTATTGATACCGATCAATAG
- a CDS encoding PTS fructose transporter subunit IIABC: MRITELLTKETMILNLEADSKDRVINELSEKLERAGKLQDLNAFKKAIHAREKESTTGIGEGIAIPHAKTAAVKAPAIVFGRSNAGIDYQSLDGQPAHLFFMIAATEGANQTHLEALSRLSSFLMDNEFRKGLLEARTEEEVLQAFDQKEEENADEEEVEETTEVTGKILAVTACPTGIAHTYMAADALKAKASEMGYSVKVETNGSGGVKNRLTDEEIEKAPGIIVAADTKVEMERFKGKKVIEVPVAEAIRKPADLLKQAANGDAPVYKSSGSYEDQISEKKNERKGKQSAFYKHLMNGVSNMLPLVVGGGILIALSFIFGINAADPDDPSYNAFAAALSTIGGGNAFALMIPVLAGFIAMSIADRPGLAPGLVGGLMASTNGAGFLGGLIAGFLAGYAVLLLKKLFSGLPQSLEGLKPVLLYPLFGIFITGIIMMYVVIEPVGALNTGLENWLSGMGTTNKLLLGLILGGMMAVDMGGPINKAAFTFGIAMIDAGNLTYHAAIMAGGMTPPLGLALATTLFKNRFNKTEREAGKVAYVMGASFITEGAIPFAAADPGRVIPSIIVGSSVAGALTMLFNIALPAPHGGAFVIWSVNNISLTHILLYILAIVIGTVITALMVGILKKSRPQVQA, from the coding sequence ATGAGAATCACAGAATTATTAACAAAAGAGACAATGATTCTGAATCTTGAAGCGGATTCAAAAGATCGTGTTATTAATGAGCTATCTGAAAAACTAGAGAGAGCAGGCAAATTACAGGACCTTAACGCGTTCAAAAAAGCGATACATGCGCGTGAGAAAGAGAGTACGACTGGTATTGGAGAAGGTATAGCCATTCCTCATGCCAAAACAGCAGCAGTAAAGGCACCAGCGATTGTGTTTGGACGTTCTAATGCGGGTATCGATTATCAGTCTCTTGACGGTCAGCCGGCGCACCTGTTCTTTATGATTGCTGCGACTGAAGGTGCAAACCAAACGCATCTAGAAGCGCTATCAAGACTATCTTCATTCTTAATGGATAACGAATTCCGTAAAGGGCTTCTTGAAGCAAGAACGGAAGAAGAAGTTTTGCAAGCATTTGATCAGAAAGAAGAAGAAAATGCTGATGAAGAAGAAGTAGAAGAAACAACTGAAGTTACTGGGAAAATATTAGCTGTTACAGCATGCCCTACAGGAATTGCTCACACGTATATGGCTGCGGATGCGCTGAAAGCGAAAGCATCTGAAATGGGTTATAGTGTCAAAGTTGAAACAAATGGATCTGGAGGCGTGAAAAATCGTCTAACTGATGAAGAAATTGAAAAGGCACCTGGTATTATTGTTGCTGCTGATACGAAGGTAGAAATGGAACGTTTCAAAGGAAAAAAAGTAATTGAAGTTCCAGTGGCAGAAGCAATCCGGAAGCCAGCTGACTTGTTGAAGCAGGCAGCAAATGGCGATGCGCCAGTCTATAAATCTTCAGGGTCATACGAAGATCAAATCAGTGAGAAGAAAAACGAAAGAAAAGGAAAGCAATCAGCTTTCTACAAGCACTTAATGAACGGTGTTTCGAATATGCTTCCGCTCGTAGTTGGTGGCGGTATTTTGATAGCCCTTTCATTTATCTTTGGTATCAATGCTGCAGATCCAGATGACCCAAGTTACAATGCATTTGCAGCAGCACTTAGCACAATTGGCGGTGGAAATGCCTTTGCCCTTATGATTCCAGTTCTTGCAGGATTTATTGCAATGAGTATTGCCGATCGTCCTGGTCTTGCTCCTGGTCTTGTTGGTGGCTTGATGGCTTCTACAAACGGTGCAGGGTTCCTAGGTGGACTCATTGCTGGTTTCCTTGCTGGTTACGCTGTTCTTCTTTTGAAAAAGCTTTTCTCTGGACTACCACAGTCTCTAGAAGGGTTAAAGCCAGTCTTGCTTTATCCACTGTTTGGTATTTTTATTACAGGGATTATTATGATGTACGTTGTAATCGAGCCAGTTGGGGCTCTGAATACAGGGCTTGAGAACTGGTTGAGTGGTATGGGCACTACGAATAAACTCCTTCTTGGCTTAATACTAGGAGGAATGATGGCGGTAGATATGGGTGGTCCAATTAATAAAGCGGCCTTTACGTTTGGTATTGCGATGATTGATGCAGGTAATCTGACGTATCATGCAGCGATTATGGCAGGCGGTATGACACCACCACTTGGACTCGCACTTGCAACAACACTATTTAAAAATCGATTTAACAAAACTGAGCGTGAAGCAGGAAAAGTAGCGTATGTGATGGGGGCTTCATTCATCACAGAAGGCGCAATTCCATTTGCAGCAGCAGATCCAGGCCGAGTTATTCCTTCCATTATTGTTGGTTCATCTGTTGCAGGTGCATTAACAATGTTGTTTAATATAGCTTTACCAGCACCGCATGGCGGAGCGTTTGTTATCTGGTCTGTGAATAACATCTCATTAACTCATATTCTTCTCTATATCCTTGCCATTGTCATTGGTACAGTTATTACGGCATTGATGGTAGGAATATTGAAGAAATCTAGACCACAAGTACAAGCATAA
- the trmB gene encoding tRNA (guanosine(46)-N7)-methyltransferase TrmB — translation MRQRNKPWAEDMFAKNPQFVPTNPTDRKGNWKDVFDNSNPIHLEVGTGKGQFIIGMARQNPDVNYVGLELSSSVMVSALEKLIEEDVPNVRLLNENAQDLSTIFEENEVSRVYLNFSDPWPKNRHEKRRLTNKTFLDLYRDVMKPNGEVHFKTDNQGLFEYSLHSFSLYGMILNQVSLNLHQSNMEDNVMTEYEEKFSSKGSRIYRCEAQFRS, via the coding sequence ATGCGTCAACGCAATAAGCCATGGGCAGAAGATATGTTTGCAAAGAATCCTCAATTCGTTCCGACGAACCCTACTGATCGTAAAGGAAATTGGAAAGATGTTTTCGATAATAGTAATCCGATACATTTAGAGGTTGGAACTGGTAAAGGTCAATTTATAATCGGTATGGCCAGACAGAATCCCGATGTGAATTATGTTGGTTTAGAGCTTTCATCAAGCGTAATGGTGTCAGCATTAGAGAAATTAATTGAAGAAGATGTTCCAAATGTTCGTTTGTTGAATGAGAACGCACAAGATTTAAGTACCATTTTTGAAGAAAATGAAGTCAGTCGAGTATATTTGAATTTCTCTGATCCTTGGCCTAAAAATCGTCATGAGAAAAGAAGACTTACCAATAAGACATTCCTTGATCTTTATCGGGATGTTATGAAACCAAATGGAGAAGTTCATTTTAAGACAGATAATCAAGGGCTTTTTGAATATTCTCTTCATAGCTTCTCCTTATATGGGATGATACTTAATCAAGTTAGCCTTAACTTGCATCAGAGTAATATGGAAGATAATGTGATGACGGAATATGAAGAAAAGTTCTCATCAAAAGGTAGTCGGATCTATCGATGTGAAGCACAGTTTAGAAGTTGA
- a CDS encoding DeoR/GlpR family DNA-binding transcription regulator, translated as MLNAERHFIILQVLKEKETVTVHDLSDATGASVSTIRRDLVQLEEENKLKRVHGGASLFHSKWTEPSLGEKSTQNLTEKEKIASYAAGLVKDGDCIFLDAGTTTQKIAEFLSDKQVMVVTNGYPVIESLQGDRITTYVIGGKFKSRTGAMTGVKALESIETYRFDKCFIGINGIHETLGYTTADPDEAIIKRAAIKLSREPYIIADYSKFGEAAFSKVADLEACAIITNENSEMLLDNISKQTTVEVVKI; from the coding sequence TTGTTAAATGCTGAACGTCATTTCATCATTTTACAAGTTCTTAAAGAAAAAGAAACGGTTACGGTACATGATTTGAGCGATGCAACTGGAGCTTCAGTTTCAACTATTCGTCGTGACCTTGTCCAACTGGAAGAAGAGAATAAGCTAAAGCGAGTACATGGCGGAGCATCTCTTTTTCACTCGAAGTGGACAGAACCGTCGCTTGGTGAGAAATCAACACAGAATTTGACTGAAAAGGAAAAAATCGCTTCTTACGCCGCTGGATTAGTTAAAGATGGTGACTGTATTTTTCTTGATGCAGGGACAACGACTCAGAAAATTGCTGAGTTTTTATCTGACAAACAGGTGATGGTTGTGACTAACGGATATCCTGTAATTGAGAGTCTTCAAGGAGATAGAATAACCACCTATGTGATTGGTGGGAAGTTCAAATCAAGAACAGGAGCTATGACAGGAGTAAAGGCGCTTGAAAGTATTGAAACATATCGGTTTGATAAATGTTTTATAGGTATAAACGGTATTCATGAAACGTTAGGATATACAACAGCTGACCCTGATGAAGCCATTATCAAAAGAGCAGCGATTAAACTATCGCGCGAACCATACATTATTGCAGATTACTCGAAATTCGGAGAAGCGGCATTCAGTAAGGTGGCTGATCTTGAAGCATGTGCCATCATTACGAACGAAAATTCTGAAATGCTCTTAGATAATATTAGTAAACAAACAACAGTAGAAGTGGTGAAAATATGA
- the pulA gene encoding type I pullulanase, whose product MIRDYSAYKKVSQAFTAYWDDFQTITVMADISLDVQGAYTLTDGHIDLSIEVKETSKMGKKRLVSLHVDHEYSPGNNYFLVHSSGETSLVFTGKVVRTDLFDERYYYDGELGAILTENGTIFRVWAPTATEVIVNIYNEEFQKVKELPMLKQEQGVFEGLSPEDGEGTLYTYTVYVNGEMRETIDPYAKAATSNCKFGMVMNASNTNPDGWNPMEKPTFAKPSDAVIYELHVRDFSSQAKSGLKNRGKYKAFTEEPPPKDGLPSGINYIKWLGVTHVELLPIQDFGSVDEMKAPPGYNWGYDPIHYFVPEGSYSLNSHEPYTRIREVKEMIGKLHEKGLRVIMDVVYNHVYQLHASPLEKIVPGYYFRFDHGGKPSNGTGVGNDTASERRMMRKLIVDSVVYWAKEYGVDGFRFDLMGIHDKETMNEVRYALDCIDPSILIFGEGWHMNTILPDHRKAMSSNARETPRIGYFNDHFRDSVKGKLFDTGSTGFANGNFSVKEDVKKCIMGSVGDKFITASQSINYVECHDNHTLWDRLNRSHPSVSEEVKQGMHRLATAITILCQGIPFIHAGQEFFRTKNGVEDSYKSPDKINRFDWQRMRAVQENVKYIRGLISIRKHFEAFKMTEGHDMNRINFIDSPGPILAYRINQHHTSESIIVIHNGGYHPDVIDIGDGDKWVLVEGEHASVEPLRKTSEKVISIAPFSTIVLITSD is encoded by the coding sequence ATGATACGAGATTATTCTGCATATAAAAAAGTGAGCCAGGCTTTTACAGCCTATTGGGATGACTTTCAGACGATTACGGTAATGGCTGATATCTCGTTAGATGTTCAAGGTGCCTACACCCTTACTGATGGACATATAGATCTTTCAATTGAAGTAAAAGAAACCTCTAAAATGGGGAAAAAGAGGCTTGTTTCGTTACATGTTGATCATGAATATAGTCCAGGCAACAATTATTTTCTAGTTCATTCGAGTGGTGAAACAAGTCTTGTTTTTACTGGGAAAGTTGTCAGAACTGATTTATTTGATGAACGCTATTATTATGATGGTGAACTAGGGGCAATTCTAACTGAGAATGGAACCATCTTTCGAGTATGGGCACCGACTGCTACAGAAGTAATCGTCAATATTTATAATGAGGAATTCCAAAAGGTAAAAGAATTACCGATGCTAAAACAAGAACAAGGTGTATTCGAGGGGTTATCTCCTGAAGATGGAGAAGGAACGCTGTACACTTACACAGTGTATGTGAATGGAGAAATGCGAGAAACGATCGATCCTTATGCGAAAGCCGCTACGTCTAACTGCAAGTTTGGGATGGTAATGAACGCTTCAAATACTAACCCTGATGGCTGGAACCCTATGGAAAAACCTACTTTTGCAAAACCATCTGATGCGGTCATTTATGAACTTCACGTCAGAGATTTTAGCTCACAAGCAAAAAGTGGTCTTAAAAATAGAGGGAAATATAAGGCATTTACAGAAGAGCCACCGCCTAAGGATGGTCTTCCTTCTGGGATTAATTATATAAAGTGGCTCGGTGTTACGCATGTAGAACTTCTTCCAATTCAGGATTTTGGTAGCGTAGATGAAATGAAAGCTCCTCCGGGATATAATTGGGGCTACGATCCTATCCATTATTTTGTGCCAGAAGGAAGCTATTCATTAAATTCTCATGAACCTTACACGCGAATTAGAGAAGTAAAAGAAATGATTGGGAAGCTTCACGAGAAGGGATTGAGAGTGATTATGGACGTTGTCTATAATCATGTCTATCAACTCCATGCATCCCCTTTGGAAAAAATTGTGCCAGGTTACTACTTCCGTTTTGATCATGGTGGAAAACCTTCAAATGGAACTGGCGTTGGGAATGATACGGCGTCAGAAAGAAGAATGATGAGAAAGTTAATTGTAGATTCTGTCGTTTACTGGGCAAAAGAATATGGTGTTGATGGGTTTCGCTTCGATTTGATGGGTATCCACGATAAGGAAACGATGAATGAAGTGCGTTATGCGTTAGATTGCATTGATCCATCGATATTGATTTTTGGTGAAGGTTGGCATATGAACACCATCCTACCTGATCATCGGAAAGCGATGAGCTCAAATGCGCGAGAAACGCCTAGAATCGGCTATTTCAATGACCACTTTAGAGATTCAGTTAAAGGGAAATTGTTTGATACAGGCTCTACAGGCTTCGCTAATGGGAATTTTTCAGTTAAAGAAGATGTAAAGAAGTGTATAATGGGGAGTGTTGGAGATAAATTTATTACAGCATCTCAATCCATTAATTATGTGGAATGTCACGATAACCATACGCTATGGGACCGCTTAAATCGCAGTCATCCTAGTGTGAGCGAAGAAGTGAAACAAGGCATGCATAGATTAGCTACTGCCATTACAATACTTTGTCAGGGAATTCCATTTATTCATGCAGGTCAGGAATTTTTCCGAACAAAGAATGGGGTAGAAGATAGCTATAAATCTCCAGATAAAATTAACCGATTTGATTGGCAGAGAATGAGAGCTGTCCAAGAAAATGTCAAGTATATTAGAGGACTAATCTCGATTAGAAAACATTTTGAAGCATTTAAAATGACTGAAGGTCATGACATGAATCGAATTAACTTTATCGATTCTCCAGGGCCTATTCTCGCATATCGAATCAACCAGCACCATACTAGCGAATCGATTATTGTGATTCATAACGGAGGATATCATCCTGATGTGATCGATATTGGAGATGGAGACAAATGGGTCCTTGTTGAAGGTGAACATGCAAGTGTTGAACCGCTAAGAAAAACATCTGAAAAAGTCATATCTATTGCACCGTTTAGCACAATTGTTCTAATAACGAGTGATTAA
- the proC gene encoding pyrroline-5-carboxylate reductase has translation MLENKTVTFIGAGSMAEAMAAGMIESGTIEPERIIMTNRSNEQRRQELMENHGVLATQSIEFAVREANVVILAMKPKDVERALEGIEDFISDDQLLLSVLAGVPSSYIEDQLDGEQPVIRVMPNTSSMIGKSISALAAGKHVNDEQVSIARALIRSIGETVVIEEKQMDVFTGVAGSGPAYIYYVIESLEKAAIEGGIETETARKMAVQTVLGAGMMAEQSEDSPADLRKKVTSPNGTTQAGLEALYENGGGEAFEAAVENAATRSKEISNEFNKKPVIQ, from the coding sequence ATGCTAGAAAATAAAACCGTAACGTTTATCGGAGCGGGTTCAATGGCAGAAGCAATGGCTGCAGGAATGATTGAGTCAGGTACTATTGAACCTGAACGTATTATTATGACAAACAGAAGTAATGAACAACGTCGTCAGGAACTTATGGAGAACCACGGCGTATTGGCGACTCAAAGTATAGAATTCGCAGTTCGTGAGGCTAATGTTGTTATCCTAGCAATGAAGCCAAAAGATGTTGAACGTGCACTTGAAGGAATTGAAGATTTCATTTCAGATGATCAACTTCTCTTATCAGTTCTTGCTGGCGTACCATCATCTTATATTGAGGATCAGCTCGATGGAGAGCAACCAGTGATCCGCGTTATGCCGAACACTTCAAGTATGATTGGTAAATCCATTTCTGCCCTAGCAGCAGGAAAACATGTAAATGATGAGCAGGTGTCAATTGCCCGCGCACTTATTCGTTCTATTGGCGAAACAGTCGTGATCGAAGAAAAACAAATGGACGTATTTACAGGTGTTGCTGGAAGCGGACCGGCTTACATTTATTATGTTATTGAAAGTTTAGAAAAAGCAGCAATTGAAGGCGGTATTGAAACGGAAACAGCAAGGAAAATGGCTGTTCAAACTGTACTTGGTGCTGGAATGATGGCAGAGCAATCAGAAGACTCTCCAGCTGATCTTAGAAAGAAAGTTACTTCACCAAATGGAACAACTCAAGCAGGTCTTGAGGCATTGTATGAAAATGGTGGAGGAGAAGCTTTTGAAGCCGCTGTTGAGAATGCTGCAACACGCTCAAAAGAAATTAGCAACGAGTTTAATAAAAAACCTGTTATTCAATAA
- a CDS encoding YtnP family quorum-quenching lactonase, translating to MEQLQVGSLSITWLRGGVTHMDGGAMFGVVPKPLWSKRYPVNEKNQIELRTDPLLLQWQGKNILIESGIGKDKLSEKQKRNYGVEEESDIHGSLEKLGLSAEEIDIVLMTHLHFDHASGLTEPDGDGYKPTFPNAVIYASEVEWNEMKEPNIRSKNTYWKENWEAIQNKVHIFKESYEVIPGLNMYHTGGHSDGHAIIIMNEGEERLIHMADLMPTHAHQNPLWVLAYDDYPMTSIYEKEKWIKDAVDQNSWFIFYHDAIYRALKWDKEYNVTDEVKRNV from the coding sequence ATGGAGCAGTTACAAGTTGGAAGTTTATCCATTACATGGCTTAGAGGTGGCGTGACTCATATGGATGGGGGCGCAATGTTTGGAGTTGTACCAAAACCATTGTGGAGTAAGCGGTACCCGGTAAATGAAAAAAACCAGATTGAGCTTAGAACAGATCCTCTCCTTTTACAATGGCAGGGCAAGAACATCTTAATTGAATCAGGGATTGGAAAAGACAAATTAAGTGAAAAACAAAAAAGAAATTATGGAGTTGAAGAAGAGTCGGATATTCATGGATCCCTTGAAAAACTTGGACTATCTGCTGAGGAAATTGATATTGTCTTAATGACACATCTTCATTTTGATCACGCGAGTGGATTAACAGAGCCAGATGGAGATGGATATAAACCAACGTTTCCGAATGCTGTTATTTATGCTTCAGAGGTAGAGTGGAACGAAATGAAGGAGCCAAATATTCGTTCGAAAAATACATATTGGAAAGAAAACTGGGAAGCGATTCAAAACAAAGTTCATATATTTAAGGAATCTTATGAAGTCATTCCAGGGTTGAATATGTACCATACAGGAGGACATAGTGATGGACATGCGATCATTATTATGAATGAGGGCGAAGAGCGCTTGATTCATATGGCAGATCTTATGCCAACTCATGCCCATCAGAATCCTTTATGGGTTCTTGCATACGATGATTATCCGATGACATCGATTTATGAGAAAGAGAAATGGATAAAAGATGCTGTTGATCAAAATTCGTGGTTTATTTTTTACCATGATGCGATTTATCGTGCTTTAAAGTGGGATAAGGAGTACAACGTGACGGATGAAGTAAAACGAAATGTGTGA